From the genome of Bosea sp. Tri-49, one region includes:
- a CDS encoding carboxyl transferase domain-containing protein, with amino-acid sequence MAVIESKVDLNSAEARANVAAWSALREQLTERRATAALGGNARSRERHTARGKLLPRERVLRLLDPGSAFLEIGALAAFDMYDKDVHGAGMIAGIGRVAGREVMVVCNDATIKGGTYYPMTVKKHLRAQEIARENNLPCIYLVDSGGANLPHQTEVFPDREHFGRIFYNQATLSGLGIPQVAVVMGSCTAGGAYVPAMSDETVIVRNQGTIFLGGPPLVKAATGEVVSAEDLGGADVHARLSGVADHYAGDDTHALAIARRIASNFNSVKRPDIDIAEPVEPLYGADELDAVVPTDLKKQYDAREIIARLVDGSQLDEFKPLYGSTLVTGFARIHGIPVGILANNGILFSESALKGAHFIELCCQRRIPLLFLQNITGFMVGREAETRGIAKDGAKLVTAVASARVPKITVLVGGSFGAGNYGMCGRAYSPRFLFAWPNSKVSVMGAEQAASVLATVRGDNLEAEGKPWTAEDAEAFKAPIRDKIEAEGSPYFATARLWDDGIILPSETRRVLALAYSACLNAEVPETRFGVFRM; translated from the coding sequence GTGGCGGTCATCGAGAGCAAGGTCGATCTCAATTCGGCCGAGGCGCGCGCCAACGTCGCGGCGTGGAGCGCGCTGCGCGAGCAATTGACCGAGCGGCGCGCTACGGCCGCGCTCGGCGGCAATGCCCGCTCGCGCGAGCGCCACACGGCGCGCGGCAAGCTGCTCCCGCGCGAGCGCGTGCTGCGCCTGCTCGATCCCGGCTCGGCCTTCCTCGAGATCGGCGCGCTCGCTGCTTTCGATATGTACGACAAGGACGTGCACGGCGCCGGCATGATCGCCGGAATCGGCCGGGTCGCCGGGCGCGAGGTGATGGTCGTCTGCAACGACGCCACCATCAAGGGCGGCACCTATTACCCGATGACGGTGAAGAAGCATCTGCGCGCTCAGGAGATCGCGCGCGAGAACAATCTGCCTTGCATCTACCTGGTCGATTCGGGCGGCGCGAACCTGCCGCACCAGACCGAGGTCTTTCCTGATCGCGAGCATTTCGGCCGGATCTTCTACAACCAGGCGACCCTGTCTGGCCTCGGCATCCCGCAGGTCGCCGTGGTGATGGGCTCCTGTACCGCCGGCGGCGCCTATGTGCCGGCGATGTCGGACGAGACGGTGATCGTCCGGAACCAGGGCACGATCTTCCTCGGCGGCCCGCCGCTGGTGAAGGCGGCAACCGGCGAGGTCGTCTCGGCCGAGGACCTTGGCGGTGCCGACGTCCATGCCAGGCTCTCGGGCGTCGCCGACCATTATGCCGGCGACGACACCCATGCGCTTGCGATCGCGCGGCGGATCGCCAGCAACTTCAACAGCGTCAAGCGGCCGGATATCGACATCGCCGAACCGGTCGAACCGCTCTATGGCGCCGACGAGCTCGACGCCGTGGTGCCGACCGATCTCAAGAAGCAATACGACGCCCGCGAAATCATCGCCCGGCTGGTCGACGGCTCGCAGCTCGACGAGTTCAAGCCGCTCTACGGCTCGACCCTGGTGACGGGCTTTGCCCGCATCCACGGCATCCCGGTCGGCATCCTCGCCAATAACGGCATCCTGTTCTCGGAGAGCGCGCTCAAGGGCGCGCACTTCATCGAGCTCTGCTGCCAGCGCCGCATCCCGCTGCTGTTCCTGCAGAACATCACCGGCTTCATGGTCGGCCGCGAGGCCGAGACGCGCGGCATCGCCAAAGACGGCGCCAAGCTGGTGACGGCGGTCGCCTCGGCCCGCGTGCCGAAGATCACGGTGCTGGTCGGCGGCTCGTTCGGCGCCGGCAATTACGGCATGTGCGGGCGCGCCTACTCGCCGCGCTTCCTCTTCGCCTGGCCGAATTCGAAGGTCTCGGTGATGGGCGCCGAGCAGGCGGCGAGCGTGCTCGCGACCGTGCGCGGCGACAATCTCGAAGCCGAGGGCAAGCCCTGGACGGCTGAGGACGCCGAAGCCTTCAAGGCGCCGATCCGCGACAAGATCGAGGCCGAGGGCTCGCCCTATTTCGCCACCGCCCGGCTCTGGGACGACGGCATCATCCTGCCTTCCGAGACGCGCCGCGTGCTGGCGCTCGCCTATTCCGCCTGCCTCAACGCCGAGGTGCCGGAAACGCGGTTCGGCGTGTTCAGGATGTGA
- a CDS encoding Bug family tripartite tricarboxylate transporter substrate binding protein, which produces MKGFRKLALALGALAIGAAPAFAFPDRPVQLIVPWAAGGGMDSVMRIFANGLEAELKQPVNVVNRTGGGGITGHSAIANAAPDGYTLGGASPEISFFKSLGLGELTPDSIDMFSRVSLIPAGITIKADSPWKTAADYLKAVKDSPKGSIMASGTGVGGSWHIASGGILKAAGIAPDAVRWVPSNGGAPALQDLVAGGLQVFTGSPIEAKAMLEAGRVRTILLMTEERHPNFPDVPSAKEAGLDWTYQNWFALAAPKGVPADRRKILFDAAQRTMQREDVRKGMADRGITPVWDKPEEFATYVKAFTERGNGVLKELGLTKN; this is translated from the coding sequence ATGAAGGGGTTCCGTAAACTCGCTTTGGCCTTGGGCGCGCTCGCCATCGGCGCAGCGCCGGCCTTCGCCTTCCCGGACCGTCCGGTGCAACTGATCGTGCCCTGGGCGGCCGGCGGCGGCATGGATTCGGTGATGCGCATCTTCGCCAACGGGCTCGAGGCCGAGCTGAAGCAGCCGGTCAACGTCGTCAACCGCACCGGCGGCGGCGGTATCACCGGCCACTCGGCAATCGCGAATGCGGCGCCGGACGGCTACACCCTTGGCGGCGCCAGCCCGGAGATCTCGTTCTTCAAGTCGCTCGGTCTCGGCGAGCTCACGCCTGACTCGATCGACATGTTCTCGCGGGTGTCGCTGATCCCGGCCGGCATCACCATCAAGGCCGACAGCCCGTGGAAGACCGCGGCCGATTATCTCAAGGCGGTGAAGGACAGCCCGAAGGGCTCGATCATGGCGTCCGGCACCGGCGTCGGCGGCTCCTGGCACATCGCCTCGGGCGGTATCCTGAAAGCGGCCGGCATCGCCCCCGACGCGGTGCGCTGGGTGCCGAGCAATGGCGGCGCCCCTGCCCTGCAGGATCTCGTCGCCGGCGGCCTCCAGGTCTTCACCGGCTCGCCGATCGAGGCCAAGGCGATGCTCGAGGCCGGGCGGGTGCGCACCATCCTGCTGATGACAGAGGAGCGCCACCCGAACTTCCCGGACGTGCCGAGCGCCAAGGAGGCTGGGCTCGACTGGACCTATCAGAACTGGTTCGCACTCGCCGCGCCCAAGGGCGTTCCGGCCGACCGCCGCAAGATCCTGTTCGACGCCGCTCAGCGCACCATGCAGCGCGAGGATGTCCGCAAGGGCATGGCCGATCGCGGCATCACCCCGGTCTGGGACAAGCCGGAAGAGTTCGCCACCTATGTGAAGGCCTTCACCGAGCGCGGCAATGGCGTATTGAAGGAACTCGGGCTGACGAAGAACTGA